From the Telopea speciosissima isolate NSW1024214 ecotype Mountain lineage chromosome 9, Tspe_v1, whole genome shotgun sequence genome, the window TGTTCTTGAACGACGTCGTCGGGTCCAACAAGTCAGATATCAGGGTCAGGTTATGGTTGCAGGATGTCAGAAACGTTGCTCGCTGCATTGAAGACCTCCTCGAAGCCTTCATCTCCCAAGTATCTCCACTCGCCACCAAGCCCCCACTCATCTGCACTtcatcaacatcaacaacaacaagaacgAATTTCACGAGAGACTTGATTGCTAGGCTACGAATCGACATGGCTACTTGTCATCGGCTTCGCATGGAGATCCAACAAATCAAGATTAAAATCGACAAGATCGACCACCGTAAGCGGCGAGCCTACGGCATAGACGATATCGACTTGGGCTCCTTGACGTGGACCACGAGGACCTCCAGCTTGAAGGATTGGAACTCTATTTCGTATGCTTCTTTTCCTTCTGTGGTAGGCTTCAATGGCGACGCTAAGAAGCTGCTGGAGTTTTTGAACGACCCAGACCCACGACTCCAAGTAATTTCCATAGTCGGCATGGCCGGTTCAGGTAAGACTACACTTGCCAAGAAAGTCTACAATTCCACCAAAAGGAATCATCTCGTCCTTGATTTTGATTCCGCAAATTACAAATTTCACTTCCAACGTCACCTCTGGATAAATGCATGCCAAGGATGCGAACCATTCAGAATTCTGGAGGACATAGCAACCCAAATGCTGGGGAAGAAACCGCcgaagaagaagacgacgagTGTGGAAGATCTAGCCAACAACATCTCCGAGTGGCTTAGTAACAAGAGGTATCTAATGGTCATTGATGATGTTTGGGACATTGCAGTGTGGGTGGCCGTGAGAGCAGCCTTACCCTTAGATAGCATCAATGGTAGTAGGATACTAGTGACTACCCGTGATAGAGAAGTGGCCTCATTTCTGAACAATTGTAGTAGTTCCCACACCCATCGTCACCACAAGCTACAACTCTTGGATGAAAACAAGAGCTGGGAGCTGTTCTGTAACAAGGTCTTCCCAAGAAGCCATGAACATGATTGCCCAACTGAGCTGAAGAATTTGGGGAAACAGATCCTCCAGAGCTGTGGTGGCCTCCCTCTTGCTATTGAGGAAATTGGAAATTTCTTatgcagaagaaagaaaacagtGTGTGTGTGGTCTGCTACCGTTGAGAGTATCCAATCACAGCCCTTCACTCTTTTCAAGCAATGCTCTCAACTGCTAGCCTTGAGCTACCACAACTTGCCTTGCAACTTGAAATGGTGCTTCCTCTATTGCACCGTCTTCCCTCCGGAATTTGAAATTCATTCAGGGAAACTGATCCGAATGTGGGTTGCAGAAGGGTTCGTGCATCCAAGACGGGGAACATCGACGCCTGAGGAAATTGGGCAGGACTACCTGGACAGATTGATCAACAAGAATTTGATTCAACCCACCAGAAAAGGACCCAATGGGAGGATCAAAAGATGCCGTCTTCATCCACTGATGAGAAGCGTGGCCATATCAGAAGCCCGGCAAGTAGATTTCGTCTCCCTTTACACAGAAAACGATTTCGAATTCCCAATCAAATGCAGGAGACTCGCCATTCACTCTAGCAGTACTGGTAATTACATCCCACTGGTGGTACACAGTGCCGCACATCTCAGGACTTTGGTGTGCTTCAACCAGGATCAAACAGGTTATCTGCTTCCAAGTAAACATCTTGAATTTGTTTGTGGAGGTCTCAAGTTGCTTCGGATATTGGATCTGGAGTCTGTACAGATGTCAGAGCTACTTGATGTCATAGGTACTCTGGTTCATCTGAGGTACTTAGGATTGAAACGTGCAGGACTGAGAAAGCTTCCCTCGACCATATGTAGGCTTCACAACCTGCAAACCATGGATCTGAGGTATAATTCACTGGGAGGGCTCCCAAAAGAGATGGGCAAACTCCAAAACTTACGGAGTCTAGACATAAGGGATAACCTCATCACCTTCATACCCGATAGCATTTGCACCATTCGGGAACTAAGACATCTGAACATGGACGACGATGTGCAGAGCGGGCACTTGCAATTCCATACTATGAGAAACCTCGAAAGCTTATCAGTCGTAAGGGTCGGCACTTGGATCGAGAATGGCTTGCACAACTTAACCAGTCTCAAAAGACTGGGAATTTATGGGGGATTTCATGTCGATTTCGAACAACACTTATGGGCTACGATTCTCAACTTGGGTAACCTTTATTCCTTGAGGTTGGAGGGTTTTGGATCAATTCCATTGCCAGAAGGCTCAGCAGCAAAACCAAGAACATCACATGAGCATCTTTGTAAGCTTCACTTGTCCGGGCGGCTCAGGAAACTGCCCGATCTGAATTGGTTTCTCGCTGCTACGAATATCACTCAGCTATCGTTGTCATGGTCCAAGCTGAAGCAGGACCCCATGGCGACGCTTGAGAAGATGCCAAAGTTGAAGATTCTGAGATTGAAAATGCAGGCATTTGTGGGGAAGAGGATGGTTTGTTCTGCAGGTGGGTTTCCACGGCTTACAAATCTTGAACTTAAACATTTGATTAAACTGCGAGATTGGAAGATTGAGAAAGGATCGATGCCGAGGCTTGAGAGGTTGAGCATTGGTTGGTGCCTGAAACTGAAGATGATTCCGGAAGGATTGCAGCACCTGAGCAGTCttagggaattggaggtgcTTTGGATGCTCCCAAGATTCCGAGAAAGATTAGGAAGGGACGAGGGAGAGGATTGGTTCAAGATTCAACATGTGAACTCTGTGGTTGTTGAAGGAAATCCTATCAACCCTTCCCAACTTTAATAATTTCTCAGCCTCCATAGTTTATTTTGTCTTCTCTAAATTGTAAAAATAAATGCAATCTTATTCTTCGCTATTGAGGGAAATGTTTGTGACGCAAAATTTGTTACTGTCAAAGTTGATTCCTTTTTAACACTTTCAACTCTTCAACTGTTTTGCTCTTGCATTTATTTCTGAACCTTCTTATTTGTTTTAGGGTTAAAGATTTTCCCAAACCCCTTCCATATGGGATTGTATCAATAAGGTGCTACAAAATGGTATTGTATATTGGAGGACAACGAAATCATTTCATTTCaaatgaaaaggaaagagatagacacaaaggtTGCCCCAGCGCCCCAAAAAATCTTTTCCCTTGCTGAAATCTTTGGCCGAAATGTGATCCTTGCCTCTGAGCCATtatagagatagagagagagagagagtgtccaGTGACACGGATTAAAGAATCTGGATCGAATCGGAAAATTCAATTAGATTTGGCCAAGCCTAATCCTGGATCGAATCGGAAAATTCAATTAGAATTGGCCAAGCCTAATCCTGATTCCTGTTGTTCTGGGGTGGGCAATCCATACAGCGTTTCTAAGGTTCAGTCAGAATCTGGTCAATTTCAACACATTTGAAATAGAATTGGCCATACCGATTCAAGTACCgattccttgttttaaaaccctggtcATTTCCCAGAGTAAATGATCACTGAGAAGCCTAATTTTCAAGCAGGAAGGCATACTCGAGATGATGAGAGCTAATCTCAAAACTAATAAGTCGACAGATTGCATGATCAACTAGCATCATTGATCATTTCTCTTTTATGATTCGTCTCATAAGTAAATAACAGGACTGTTTGAATGACACTTCTATATGTGTATTTAGAACATGTAACCTCCTTAATTGGATTTTTCCTGGTCTTATCTACACATTCTTCAAGTAGGCACGTGAAATGGTAGGATTTTACCTTTACAAAAAGAAcaaatatattataataatagggaagaaaaataagtttacaaattatttaacacctgATGGGGTGTCAATAAGAGAATCCCATACAAAACGCCATAGACTCCATTCTCAAAAGAATTTATTATTTCCATAATGTACTTCCCTAGTTGGCAATCATTCCCTAATAATGAGGTGACAATAcgaacatcattttttttctcagaAGATCGGAGCCAGCTCACCTGAATATGCTAACAACTAACAAGAATGCATCTTGTTGTCCAAAGGGGATCAGGATCTAGGGAAGATCTATTGCAAGGGCAATCCCAAAAGGCAACAGAAAACAATGATCCTTGAAATATGAAGTCttcaaaaaagtaaagaaaaacaCCAAACATTTCAAGCATATGAACAGGAAAACTAATCAAAGGCAAAAATTGATTCAAAGATTACATTGAATTTGAACACTCATTATCAATAAGCATATGGATAAGAACTGAACAGTTGCTTgtgaaaaagaaatatgattgaCCAACAAGAAACTGGTGAAAATCAATGGCTGAATAAATATACAATGGAAATGAACCAGAAACTTTGAGAAGCACCTTGTGAATCCTTCCATGGCTCTACCTTTCACTAAAATTGGGAGGCTTAtccactgaaaaaaaaaaaaaaaaaaactcattttcagtTTCCAATGGAATTATCTAACTGAAAGACACACAGCCCAATCTTTCAAGCAGATACACAGGGAACCATTGAAACACGCATCATACAATAGGAAACAGAAACATGGAAAAAGCCAATATTTGAAGCAGATACACAGGGAATCATGAAAAAGTATCACACTATTAACAAGAATAGCAAACAAGGAAAAATCCTAATTCCATTT encodes:
- the LOC122640433 gene encoding disease resistance protein RPM1-like: MATCHRLRMEIQQIKIKIDKIDHRKRRAYGIDDIDLGSLTWTTRTSSLKDWNSISYASFPSVVGFNGDAKKLLEFLNDPDPRLQVISIVGMAGSGKTTLAKKVYNSTKRNHLVLDFDSANYKFHFQRHLWINACQGCEPFRILEDIATQMLGKKPPKKKTTSVEDLANNISEWLSNKRYLMVIDDVWDIAVWVAVRAALPLDSINGSRILVTTRDREVASFLNNCSSSHTHRHHKLQLLDENKSWELFCNKVFPRSHEHDCPTELKNLGKQILQSCGGLPLAIEEIGNFLCRRKKTVCVWSATVESIQSQPFTLFKQCSQLLALSYHNLPCNLKWCFLYCTVFPPEFEIHSGKLIRMWVAEGFVHPRRGTSTPEEIGQDYLDRLINKNLIQPTRKGPNGRIKRCRLHPLMRSVAISEARQVDFVSLYTENDFEFPIKCRRLAIHSSSTGNYIPLVVHSAAHLRTLVCFNQDQTGYLLPSKHLEFVCGGLKLLRILDLESVQMSELLDVIGTLVHLRYLGLKRAGLRKLPSTICRLHNLQTMDLRYNSLGGLPKEMGKLQNLRSLDIRDNLITFIPDSICTIRELRHLNMDDDVQSGHLQFHTMRNLESLSVVRVGTWIENGLHNLTSLKRLGIYGGFHVDFEQHLWATILNLGNLYSLRLEGFGSIPLPEGSAAKPRTSHEHLCKLHLSGRLRKLPDLNWFLAATNITQLSLSWSKLKQDPMATLEKMPKLKILRLKMQAFVGKRMVCSAGGFPRLTNLELKHLIKLRDWKIEKGSMPRLERLSIGWCLKLKMIPEGLQHLSSLRELEVLWMLPRFRERLGRDEGEDWFKIQHVNSVVVEGNPINPSQL